A window of the Moorena sp. SIOASIH genome harbors these coding sequences:
- a CDS encoding phosphopantetheine-binding protein, producing MSETVANQLKELIVQELDVNLKLENIDDNAPLFEDGLGIDSLAIVELITLIEEHFKFEFADSDLRAETFVSLNSLANLVVSKIKPDNTLVV from the coding sequence ATGTCTGAAACTGTAGCTAATCAACTCAAAGAACTTATTGTCCAAGAACTAGATGTCAACCTTAAACTAGAAAATATTGATGATAATGCACCCCTATTTGAAGATGGATTAGGAATTGATTCCCTCGCCATTGTGGAACTAATTACATTAATTGAAGAACACTTCAAGTTTGAGTTTGCTGACTCTGATCTCAGGGCTGAGACTTTCGTAAGTCTTAATAGTTTAGCTAATTTAGTGGTTAGCAAGATTAAGCCGGACAATACCTTAGTAGTGTAG
- a CDS encoding radical SAM protein: protein MYKNLVNHDFEANNLQDLENSVRFIQIEPTTHCNFTCKFCCGRHMTQSNLSFETFVQTLDQFPDLEHIELQGEGEPLLHPQFFEMAKLAQNRGIKVSIITNGSMFSPQRIQKILDCGIEAIRVSIESPDPQEFREIRGGRLENIIEGIQALLKSRNELGRENPTVGFVVTVLQQTKKQLPAIARLYDQLEMDGGIQFHLLSSMDSYTQIYDQTMSNQFLSKIETTLVWSQYVKIIQSPQHHRSQIKHFYDELRELSPYPKRDHTDKNKFLVRVFRSCPSLDSSLYVNRYGIATGCSKIKDTEQFALGKIDFNSIEEIINARNQIRQQVRSGIVPAACRHCFIAESISARLSNLLQKKPKPLTGSSLTSTKKPTNASKHINPQVIGYIPYEESIFEAILPFCDGETTCDEILQQVCQKCELDIKEGKMKVLPAIDELVRRNLIVI from the coding sequence ATGTATAAAAATTTAGTCAATCATGACTTTGAAGCTAACAATCTTCAAGATCTGGAAAATTCAGTTCGATTTATACAAATAGAGCCAACGACTCATTGCAACTTTACCTGTAAGTTTTGCTGTGGTCGCCATATGACTCAAAGCAATCTTTCCTTTGAAACCTTTGTCCAAACCCTTGACCAATTTCCTGACCTAGAGCATATTGAACTTCAAGGGGAAGGAGAACCACTCCTTCATCCCCAATTCTTTGAGATGGCTAAGCTGGCTCAGAATCGGGGAATCAAGGTATCGATAATTACCAATGGGAGTATGTTTTCTCCTCAACGCATTCAGAAAATTCTGGACTGTGGCATTGAAGCCATTCGAGTCTCGATCGAGTCACCCGATCCCCAAGAGTTTAGAGAAATTCGCGGTGGAAGATTAGAAAACATTATTGAAGGAATTCAGGCTCTGCTAAAATCACGCAATGAGCTTGGCAGGGAAAATCCAACGGTAGGATTTGTTGTAACAGTACTTCAACAAACTAAGAAGCAGTTGCCAGCCATCGCCCGATTGTACGATCAGCTAGAAATGGATGGGGGAATCCAGTTTCACCTACTAAGTTCTATGGATAGCTATACTCAAATCTATGATCAGACGATGTCTAATCAGTTTCTTTCTAAAATAGAGACAACTTTAGTCTGGTCTCAGTATGTGAAAATTATCCAATCTCCGCAGCATCATAGAAGTCAGATCAAACACTTCTACGACGAACTTCGTGAGCTTTCTCCATACCCGAAACGTGACCACACAGATAAAAATAAATTTTTGGTCAGAGTTTTCCGAAGCTGTCCTTCATTAGATAGTTCCCTCTATGTGAATCGTTACGGAATTGCTACAGGATGCAGCAAGATCAAGGATACTGAGCAATTTGCTCTTGGAAAAATTGATTTCAATAGTATTGAAGAAATCATTAACGCTCGCAATCAGATCAGACAACAAGTTCGCAGTGGTATTGTTCCAGCAGCTTGTCGCCACTGTTTTATTGCCGAGTCAATTTCAGCACGGTTGTCGAATCTGCTCCAGAAAAAACCAAAACCATTGACAGGGAGTTCTTTAACTTCTACCAAAAAGCCTACCAATGCTTCTAAGCATATAAATCCTCAAGTCATTGGCTACATTCCCTATGAAGAATCAATTTTTGAGGCAATTTTACCATTTTGCGATGGCGAAACAACTTGTGATGAGATTCTTCAGCAGGTATGCCAGAAGTGCGAATTAGACATCAAGGAAGGAAAAATGAAGGTTCTGCCAGCAATAGACGAACTAGTTCGTCGAAACCTAATCGTTATTTAG
- a CDS encoding glycosyltransferase, whose amino-acid sequence MRIAICSLSQLTYVAEFIDVAQRLNEKHEVCYFLGFHCSSAINLLQKKHLPHQVLNKGLETASILTSPATAKSTYDLFKGYFFKYAELVLPDLLKAFKHWKPDLILSHLRDYTGITAAEIINKAVVSFGSHTSPLRLESIEPPFGSRGSRYTPKGLLKIWWELHNKFNDKVDRIYNHTIRQPYGLSDVYNTSTLHSDRLVLLSLISALSNKHSQEPPHIKYVGSLLSRKLDAAPAKEIDLIARISSMPKPRVFVSLGTTYVTKLLIEKCLKALIPFPGTVIVSLGGKTDLNLPSLLDLPHIIWNSFFFDVDRVLKLSDVIVTVGGGKSVMDSLSVGKPLICLPQQGEQWEIALALQSLGAAEIPCPRKWDGQTFTEVTEQVATEAKYTEAAALLQSKVEQSGGVEEAVKAIEAL is encoded by the coding sequence ATGAGAATTGCCATCTGCTCCCTATCCCAATTGACCTATGTTGCTGAATTTATTGATGTGGCTCAACGTTTAAATGAGAAACATGAGGTTTGTTATTTTCTAGGATTTCATTGCTCGAGTGCGATCAATCTCTTACAAAAGAAACACCTCCCTCATCAAGTGTTGAACAAGGGTCTGGAAACGGCATCGATTTTAACAAGTCCAGCCACAGCCAAATCTACTTACGATCTCTTTAAAGGCTATTTCTTCAAATATGCAGAACTTGTCCTGCCCGATTTACTTAAAGCCTTTAAGCACTGGAAGCCAGATTTAATTTTGTCTCATTTGAGAGATTATACAGGCATCACCGCAGCAGAAATTATCAACAAAGCGGTCGTATCCTTTGGGAGCCATACTTCGCCATTGAGACTAGAAAGCATCGAACCACCATTTGGCTCAAGAGGGAGCAGATATACACCCAAGGGACTGTTGAAAATCTGGTGGGAACTTCATAATAAGTTCAATGATAAAGTAGATAGGATCTATAATCATACAATTAGGCAGCCCTATGGACTTTCCGATGTATATAATACTAGCACACTTCACTCCGATAGACTGGTTTTACTTTCCCTAATTTCAGCTTTAAGCAACAAACATTCTCAGGAGCCACCCCACATTAAATACGTTGGTTCACTCTTATCCAGAAAGCTTGACGCAGCTCCAGCCAAAGAGATAGATTTAATAGCACGTATCTCCTCAATGCCAAAACCCAGGGTATTTGTATCTCTTGGTACAACCTATGTTACAAAACTATTGATTGAAAAATGTCTCAAAGCACTAATACCCTTTCCCGGTACTGTGATTGTTAGTCTAGGGGGAAAAACCGACTTAAATCTTCCTTCACTGCTCGACCTTCCTCATATCATCTGGAATTCCTTTTTCTTCGATGTGGATAGGGTATTAAAACTATCTGATGTGATTGTTACTGTGGGTGGAGGAAAAAGTGTAATGGATTCACTCTCTGTCGGTAAGCCCCTAATCTGTTTGCCACAGCAAGGGGAGCAATGGGAAATCGCCCTGGCACTGCAATCTCTTGGTGCAGCAGAAATTCCTTGTCCGAGGAAGTGGGATGGGCAAACATTTACTGAAGTAACAGAGCAGGTTGCCACAGAGGCTAAGTACACAGAAGCAGCAGCTCTTTTGCAGTCAAAAGTGGAACAAAGTGGAGGCGTGGAGGAAGCGGTGAAAGCGATCGAGGCATTGTAG
- a CDS encoding FkbM family methyltransferase, producing MYNKLWMLDFFQNSREIVKAIKYGIALPPLLLKNGFTIFHDCEEVKGNDLADIIRVINQIILGRFESIFCEQFYTNNEFYKPGNNHVILDIGAHIGLFALYCNMQDKSNKLHCFEPAKATVNYLKKNVIQNGLQDAIRIYPYAILDKTTTMTLRSSQATETRSLFKEKKLTTNNTNNFLSSPEFMKVIKTNDSTERVQCISLEQALQLANTERVDFLKIHVQGAEVEIVTGASEAVWQKINKVALIYHEYIRPGCSDLLVKVLTSHGFSTIMVEPDSQTSGGVGVIRASK from the coding sequence ATGTATAATAAATTATGGATGCTTGATTTTTTTCAAAATAGTCGTGAAATTGTTAAAGCCATAAAGTATGGCATAGCTTTACCTCCATTGTTGTTAAAAAATGGCTTCACTATTTTTCATGATTGTGAAGAGGTTAAGGGCAACGATTTAGCCGATATTATTCGAGTAATAAACCAAATAATTCTTGGGAGATTTGAAAGTATTTTTTGCGAACAGTTCTATACAAATAATGAGTTTTATAAGCCAGGTAATAATCATGTAATCCTTGATATAGGTGCACACATTGGATTATTTGCTTTATACTGTAACATGCAGGATAAAAGCAATAAACTTCATTGTTTTGAACCAGCAAAAGCAACAGTTAACTATCTCAAAAAAAATGTCATACAAAATGGGTTACAGGATGCAATTAGGATTTATCCCTATGCTATTTTGGATAAAACAACTACTATGACTCTTAGGTCATCACAAGCAACGGAAACTCGTTCCTTATTTAAGGAAAAAAAGCTCACCACCAATAATACCAATAATTTTTTGAGCTCTCCAGAGTTCATGAAAGTTATCAAAACAAATGATTCGACAGAACGTGTTCAATGCATATCTCTTGAACAAGCCTTGCAGTTAGCCAATACTGAGCGAGTTGATTTTTTAAAAATTCATGTTCAAGGAGCTGAAGTTGAGATAGTGACTGGCGCTTCAGAAGCAGTTTGGCAGAAAATTAATAAGGTTGCCTTAATATATCATGAGTACATCCGCCCTGGTTGCTCTGATCTTTTAGTAAAAGTTCTCACCAGTCACGGCTTTTCTACTATTATGGTTGAACCAGATTCACAAACTTCAGGAGGAGTGGGTGTAATCCGAGCATCTAAATGA
- a CDS encoding carbamoyltransferase C-terminal domain-containing protein: MKPSKKLDSENQKATIRTQAGVLQEDAIAPMSKKPPKSRNQSDYPQIVRWSNIRTEFRMRREANPLFSPYINTRKGEVKNVVLGIGGAMGHDGNVALIVDGKLIAASQEERFTGYKHDGCFPFSAIKDCLEIAELKPWDVDVCVFAEKPVQRFLAQQIQRPSSWLSRLVGYLMPKSWQSQYTVAAQRMLPNAKFFYAWHHLCHTAAAFYTSPFESATFLCVDGSGEDVSASLGRISHNTLEVYYEQPYENGLGMLYTLLTRYLGFDLGCEYKVMGLAPYGKPLYVDHLRSLLTEGAHGGIRFTDKLTSHESLKTAQKLVANATGIPPRVAGEPLSSEQVDIAASLQVVFEEEVIKMAKFARESVDEENLLFCGGCAQNCVVAGKLRDSSLFQNVFNSPVGGDMGNGLGAALLYERQRLGKGQKVQIETHGFYLGSEPGSIPDEAQSYRLEFEGSLHEFAARLLSEGKILGWVRGRMELGARALGARSILADPRQPDMQSVLNLKIKFRESFRPFAPAVLAEEASKWFDVYQPSDYMQYTAYLKPEHRYPQPETFDSMRDRLNYVKSVVPSIVHVDYSARLQTVDAKVHPDFHKLISAFFKITGIPLIINTSFNVSGQPIVRTAQEAWKCFIHTDLDFLVINDSIFRNPFNKSQEEKIQWRKQFDNHLR; this comes from the coding sequence ATGAAACCGTCAAAAAAGTTAGATTCAGAGAATCAAAAAGCTACGATTAGGACTCAAGCAGGAGTGCTCCAAGAAGATGCGATCGCTCCTATGTCTAAAAAACCGCCAAAAAGCCGGAACCAGTCAGACTATCCCCAGATTGTACGTTGGAGTAATATCAGAACTGAGTTCAGAATGCGGCGAGAAGCCAATCCTTTGTTTTCCCCCTATATCAATACTCGAAAGGGGGAAGTTAAAAATGTCGTACTGGGCATTGGTGGTGCGATGGGTCATGACGGTAACGTGGCACTGATTGTTGATGGTAAACTCATCGCTGCTAGCCAAGAGGAAAGGTTTACTGGATACAAGCACGACGGCTGTTTTCCTTTTTCAGCCATTAAGGACTGTCTGGAAATCGCAGAATTGAAGCCATGGGATGTTGATGTTTGTGTTTTTGCAGAAAAACCCGTTCAGAGGTTTTTAGCTCAGCAAATCCAACGACCAAGCAGTTGGTTGAGTCGGCTGGTTGGGTATTTAATGCCGAAATCATGGCAAAGCCAGTATACAGTAGCTGCCCAACGGATGCTGCCCAACGCTAAATTCTTCTACGCCTGGCATCACCTCTGCCATACTGCAGCTGCTTTCTACACTTCCCCTTTCGAGAGTGCGACTTTCCTTTGCGTAGATGGAAGTGGAGAGGATGTCAGTGCTTCCCTAGGGCGGATTAGCCACAACACCCTTGAGGTGTATTATGAACAACCCTATGAAAATGGCTTGGGCATGCTCTACACCCTATTGACGAGATACCTTGGCTTCGATTTGGGCTGTGAATATAAGGTAATGGGTCTGGCTCCCTATGGAAAACCCTTGTATGTTGACCATTTGCGATCGCTACTGACTGAGGGTGCCCATGGCGGGATTCGGTTTACAGACAAGCTCACAAGTCATGAAAGCCTGAAGACAGCACAGAAGCTTGTAGCCAATGCTACTGGAATTCCCCCACGAGTAGCTGGAGAGCCTCTTTCCTCAGAACAGGTAGATATTGCTGCTTCTTTACAGGTAGTGTTTGAGGAAGAAGTGATCAAAATGGCTAAGTTTGCCCGCGAGAGTGTCGATGAAGAAAACCTCTTGTTCTGTGGCGGGTGCGCCCAAAATTGTGTTGTGGCTGGGAAACTTCGAGATTCATCCCTTTTCCAGAATGTCTTCAACTCTCCCGTAGGTGGGGATATGGGAAATGGACTGGGGGCTGCTCTGTTGTATGAAAGACAGCGGTTGGGCAAAGGTCAAAAGGTTCAAATTGAAACCCATGGGTTTTATCTAGGGTCAGAGCCAGGAAGTATACCAGACGAAGCACAATCTTACCGCTTGGAGTTTGAAGGTTCTCTCCACGAATTTGCCGCTCGGTTGCTTTCAGAGGGCAAAATTCTTGGCTGGGTACGAGGTCGTATGGAACTCGGGGCTCGTGCTCTCGGCGCTCGCTCGATTTTAGCTGACCCACGCCAACCTGATATGCAGTCGGTTCTCAACTTAAAAATCAAATTTCGGGAGTCATTCCGCCCCTTTGCTCCAGCGGTTCTGGCCGAAGAGGCTTCTAAGTGGTTTGATGTCTACCAGCCTTCCGATTACATGCAATACACAGCCTACCTCAAACCAGAGCATCGGTATCCCCAGCCTGAAACCTTTGATTCCATGCGCGATCGCTTAAACTATGTCAAGTCTGTTGTTCCTAGCATTGTCCATGTGGATTACTCAGCACGCTTGCAAACTGTTGATGCCAAAGTCCACCCCGACTTCCATAAACTAATTAGTGCCTTTTTCAAAATAACTGGAATTCCGCTGATTATTAACACAAGTTTTAACGTCAGTGGGCAGCCAATCGTTAGAACAGCCCAGGAGGCATGGAAATGCTTCATTCACACTGATCTAGACTTTCTCGTCATTAATGATTCTATTTTCCGAAATCCATTTAATAAATCACAGGAGGAAAAAATCCAATGGAGAAAACAATTCGACAACCACTTACGGTAA
- a CDS encoding condensation domain-containing protein, giving the protein MASSTPKESSVNPSSQTESESLVSDFWKSVKTNIKLKHQAPPIKPVQRNGNLPLSFAQERLWYLDQLQPGNSFHNMRMALRLQGVLNIDALEQSLREIVCRHEILRTTFTAVDGKPVQVISPNISPNISPNISPNISPNTVLELPVVDLQKLPKTERETETHRLATEEAEKPFDLAQGPLWRCKLLRLREEEHVLISIIHHIIFDGWSHAVFWREMVALYEAFVTGKPSPLPKLLIQYADFAQSQRQWLQGQVLESQLDYWKQQLRGNVPQLELPIDYPKPTVPTHQGRLQYLALSKHLTKALKTLSHQEGVSLFVTLLAAFKTLLYRYTGQEDMIVCSPVAGRNRVQTKKLIGYFNNIVVVRTGLGGNPSFREVIGRVSQVTLGATQHQDLPFQKLADLVPIPLSRGMFALQNTPSKPEQMAGITVSHLPSDRQTADFDLFLSMKETGGQLKGRLQYKTDLFEAATITQMLENFQALLESVIANPDRHLEELPSFGKANPIDAVGSSSAIAIEPRKIETVLAQHPDVEESLVTIQEDPPGEKCLIAYVVPNQKQVPSLKELRRFLKQKLPNYRVPSRFVPLEAMPLTPDGNVDYTALPAPHLIRQTPEQAYVAPRTPIEQNLAEIWAKVLWRDQDVGIHDNFFDLGGHSLLSMRLVAEIEEAFQKTLPLASLSQLGTIAELASFLEQAAESTPTPSVLPPISPPSSPFPELSPEIYRKLLAYNAGRKGQRAAPNSLIVGMNTSGTKQPLFWCSGRFQYVVQLAEYLGQDQPTYAMSSGQSAIKYTNDNIKALAAHYVREILTIQPSGSYLLGGYCSGGTIAFEIAQQLLSQGKTITLLCLLEKFIPQLYPGRVALLFGRDSEFNPYNSFQNLELGWRKFYQGGFSIDLISGAHKQFWYQPHIHVFIPKLQAAIENAQREETLQTAIENTQTEETGQIFSEKAYRAELVARPSLVASAGETISIPITVKNISSVTWLSTHKSAIRLGNHWLDQSTEVIQWSDGRVDLPSDLPPGEDIELSLEVTTPVESGHYLLELDLVEEGITWFKDFGSQTTTVEVSVNPEQETITLEQDNPEVYRCRGHWEFEKGDVDRAIINYQKALQLDPSGPVEVYQNLGDALSQQKQFPLAITAYTKALELQPDNGHVYFRLGNAQLEENELDSAIASYQKAIELAPPSAWIHKNLGKALHKQGQLESAIANYTKAIKLQPDMPELYVQLSSVQLRLGQIESAIANYKEAMFLNPDNLWVYCQLGNTYLRGGDRKAAITCYQKVIEVDPSYADAYRHWGNALTHFGELESAIAYYQKAIELQPDNPNFYHMLGNAQLKQGDIGNAIASYQKVIELNPKQFRAYTNLGHLFNKLGQLDQAYAAYTKAMHLQPKSRVVARSLENLRGKKGGM; this is encoded by the coding sequence ATGGCATCCTCCACTCCCAAAGAATCCAGTGTTAATCCTTCGAGCCAAACCGAGTCTGAAAGTTTGGTTTCAGATTTCTGGAAATCTGTTAAAACTAACATCAAATTAAAGCATCAGGCTCCTCCAATTAAGCCTGTCCAACGTAACGGAAATCTACCCCTTTCCTTTGCCCAGGAGCGGCTGTGGTATCTCGACCAGTTGCAGCCTGGTAACTCTTTCCATAATATGCGTATGGCCCTTCGCCTCCAGGGTGTACTCAACATAGACGCACTGGAGCAAAGTCTGAGGGAAATTGTGTGCCGCCACGAAATCCTACGCACCACATTTACCGCTGTGGATGGCAAACCTGTGCAAGTCATCTCCCCAAATATCTCCCCAAATATCTCCCCAAATATCTCCCCAAATATCTCCCCAAATACAGTATTGGAGTTGCCAGTAGTAGACCTCCAGAAACTCCCTAAAACTGAGCGGGAAACTGAAACTCACCGACTAGCCACTGAAGAGGCTGAAAAGCCTTTCGACCTGGCACAAGGACCATTGTGGCGCTGCAAACTCTTGCGCCTGAGGGAAGAGGAACATGTACTGATCTCGATAATACACCACATCATTTTTGACGGTTGGTCTCATGCTGTTTTCTGGCGAGAAATGGTTGCGCTCTACGAAGCCTTTGTCACCGGGAAGCCGTCGCCACTTCCTAAACTCCTGATTCAGTATGCTGATTTTGCTCAATCACAACGACAATGGCTGCAAGGTCAAGTGCTGGAGTCTCAGCTTGACTACTGGAAGCAGCAATTACGTGGTAATGTTCCCCAGTTAGAATTGCCCATTGACTACCCAAAACCCACTGTCCCAACTCACCAAGGTAGACTTCAATATCTAGCACTATCTAAACACCTCACCAAAGCCCTCAAGACCCTGAGTCATCAGGAGGGTGTGTCTCTGTTTGTGACATTACTGGCGGCATTTAAAACCTTACTTTATCGATACACAGGTCAGGAAGACATGATTGTGTGTTCTCCTGTGGCCGGTCGCAATCGAGTGCAAACCAAAAAGTTAATTGGATACTTTAACAATATTGTTGTAGTGCGCACTGGACTGGGGGGAAACCCAAGTTTTCGGGAAGTAATCGGTCGGGTGAGCCAAGTCACCTTAGGAGCCACTCAACACCAAGACTTGCCCTTCCAGAAGCTGGCAGATCTGGTTCCCATTCCTCTGTCGAGAGGGATGTTTGCTCTGCAAAATACCCCAAGTAAACCCGAACAGATGGCAGGCATCACGGTGAGTCATCTGCCTTCAGATCGGCAGACGGCAGATTTTGATTTGTTCCTGTCTATGAAGGAGACGGGAGGACAACTCAAGGGCAGGCTACAGTACAAAACTGATTTGTTTGAGGCAGCTACAATTACCCAGATGCTAGAGAATTTCCAGGCTTTACTGGAAAGTGTCATTGCTAATCCGGATCGGCATCTGGAGGAGTTGCCCTCTTTTGGAAAGGCAAACCCGATTGACGCAGTGGGGTCATCGTCCGCGATCGCTATTGAACCCCGAAAAATAGAAACAGTCCTAGCACAACATCCCGATGTCGAAGAAAGTCTGGTCACTATTCAGGAAGACCCACCGGGGGAAAAGTGCCTGATCGCCTATGTAGTCCCAAATCAGAAACAGGTTCCCAGCCTAAAGGAACTGCGCCGTTTCCTGAAGCAGAAGCTACCCAACTATAGGGTACCTTCAAGGTTTGTTCCCCTAGAAGCAATGCCCCTCACACCTGACGGTAACGTAGACTATACTGCTCTACCAGCTCCCCACTTGATCAGGCAAACCCCAGAACAAGCCTATGTAGCACCTCGCACCCCCATTGAGCAAAATCTAGCAGAAATTTGGGCGAAAGTCCTTTGGCGAGACCAAGATGTAGGCATCCATGACAACTTCTTTGACCTGGGAGGACATTCCTTACTGTCGATGCGCCTAGTGGCAGAAATTGAGGAAGCCTTCCAGAAAACACTCCCTTTAGCATCCCTATCCCAGTTAGGTACCATTGCTGAACTGGCTAGCTTTTTGGAGCAGGCAGCCGAATCAACACCAACACCCTCAGTCTTACCACCAATATCCCCACCATCATCACCCTTCCCTGAGCTGTCACCAGAAATCTATCGCAAACTATTGGCCTACAATGCTGGACGCAAAGGTCAACGAGCCGCCCCCAACTCCTTAATAGTAGGCATGAACACCTCTGGAACAAAGCAGCCCCTGTTCTGGTGTTCAGGACGGTTTCAATACGTAGTTCAACTAGCTGAGTATCTAGGTCAAGACCAGCCCACCTATGCCATGAGCTCAGGGCAGTCTGCTATAAAATACACCAACGATAATATCAAAGCCTTAGCAGCACATTACGTCAGGGAAATTCTCACCATCCAGCCATCTGGGTCTTACTTACTGGGAGGATACTGCTCTGGTGGAACGATTGCTTTTGAAATTGCCCAGCAACTACTCAGTCAAGGGAAAACCATCACCCTGCTATGCCTACTCGAAAAATTCATCCCCCAACTTTATCCAGGCCGGGTGGCACTTTTATTCGGTCGAGACAGTGAGTTCAACCCTTACAACTCTTTCCAGAACCTGGAGTTAGGCTGGCGTAAATTTTATCAGGGAGGATTTAGTATAGACCTGATCTCTGGAGCCCACAAACAGTTCTGGTATCAACCCCACATCCACGTATTCATCCCAAAATTACAGGCTGCCATCGAGAACGCTCAGAGGGAGGAAACATTACAAACTGCCATCGAGAATACTCAGACAGAGGAAACCGGACAGATTTTCTCTGAGAAAGCCTATCGAGCTGAGCTTGTTGCCCGACCATCCTTGGTAGCTTCGGCGGGAGAAACCATCTCGATTCCGATCACAGTCAAGAATATTTCTTCTGTGACCTGGCTATCGACCCATAAAAGTGCGATCCGACTAGGAAATCACTGGTTAGATCAGAGCACAGAAGTGATACAGTGGTCTGATGGTAGAGTAGACCTGCCATCGGATTTGCCACCAGGGGAAGACATTGAATTGTCCTTGGAGGTGACCACGCCAGTCGAATCTGGTCACTACTTGTTAGAACTGGATCTGGTGGAAGAGGGGATAACTTGGTTCAAAGATTTTGGTTCCCAAACCACAACGGTTGAGGTGAGTGTCAATCCTGAGCAGGAGACGATTACCTTAGAGCAAGACAATCCTGAAGTTTATCGCTGCCGAGGTCACTGGGAATTTGAGAAAGGGGATGTAGACAGAGCCATCATCAACTACCAAAAAGCCCTTCAACTGGATCCAAGTGGGCCAGTTGAAGTCTATCAAAACCTAGGAGACGCTCTGAGTCAGCAAAAGCAGTTTCCATTAGCCATAACTGCCTACACCAAAGCTCTTGAGTTACAGCCAGACAATGGACATGTTTATTTTAGGCTCGGCAATGCTCAGCTAGAGGAAAACGAGCTAGATAGTGCCATTGCCAGCTACCAAAAAGCGATTGAGCTGGCTCCTCCATCGGCGTGGATACACAAAAACCTAGGCAAAGCTTTGCATAAGCAAGGACAGTTAGAGTCCGCCATCGCTAATTACACCAAAGCCATCAAATTACAGCCCGATATGCCGGAGCTTTATGTTCAATTAAGTTCTGTTCAGCTCAGACTTGGACAAATCGAGTCGGCCATAGCCAACTACAAAGAAGCGATGTTCTTAAATCCAGACAATCTCTGGGTTTATTGTCAATTGGGCAACACTTACCTAAGAGGCGGGGATAGAAAAGCAGCGATCACCTGTTATCAAAAAGTGATCGAGGTCGATCCATCTTATGCTGACGCCTACCGACACTGGGGGAATGCTCTGACTCACTTCGGGGAGCTAGAGTCGGCCATAGCCTATTATCAAAAAGCAATTGAATTGCAGCCAGACAATCCCAATTTTTATCATATGTTAGGCAATGCTCAGCTTAAGCAAGGGGATATAGGAAATGCGATCGCTTCTTATCAAAAAGTGATTGAGTTGAATCCCAAACAGTTTAGAGCGTACACAAATCTGGGACACCTTTTCAACAAGCTTGGGCAACTAGATCAAGCCTACGCTGCTTACACTAAAGCCATGCACTTACAACCCAAAAGTCGAGTTGTGGCTCGCAGCTTGGAAAACCTCAGGGGAAAAAAGGGGGGGATGTAG